The Chryseobacterium glaciei DNA window TGGTAGCAAACTCTCAAAAACCAACAACTATCAACCAATAACTAACAAATAATTATGGCATTTCCATTTGATACCCGTTATGCTTCACTTGAGCTTTTGATTGAAAGAGCAAAAAAAAGAATGCCCCGTTTCGCTTTCGAGTATTTGGATGGTGGTTGTAATGAAAATATCAACAGAGACAGAAATACAAGCGAACTGAGAGAAGTTCTCCTTCGTCCGCAATACCTGAACAACAATTATGCGGAAGCCAATATGGAAACTGAATTATTTGGCGTAAAATATTCCGCACCATTCGGAATTTCTCCTGTTGGTTTACAAGGGTTAATGTGGCCAAACGCGCCTGAAATTTTAGCAAAAGCAGCCTTCAAACATAATATTCCTTTTATATTAAGTACGGTTACAACCAGCAGTATCGAAAGAATTGCTGAATTAACGGAAGGAAAAGCTTGGTATCAATTATACCATCCGAGAGAAGAATGGTTGCGTGACGATATTCTCGACCGTTGTGAAGCTTCTGGTTATGATGTTTTGTGCGTTTTATCTGATGTTCCAACTTTCGGTTACAGAGCAAAAGAAATCCGAAATGGTTTGGCAATGCCACCTCAGATTAATTTCCGAAACGTTTCTCAAGCTTTAGCAAGACCGGAATGGTGTTTGGAAATTCTGAAACATGGAGTTCCTAGTTTTAAAACCATGGAAAAATACATGGATAAAAATATGGGCGTGAAACAATTAGGTCAATTCATGAATTCCACTTTTTCTGGCAGATTAAACTCTGATAGAATAAAAGCAATTCGCGAC harbors:
- a CDS encoding alpha-hydroxy acid oxidase, producing the protein MAFPFDTRYASLELLIERAKKRMPRFAFEYLDGGCNENINRDRNTSELREVLLRPQYLNNNYAEANMETELFGVKYSAPFGISPVGLQGLMWPNAPEILAKAAFKHNIPFILSTVTTSSIERIAELTEGKAWYQLYHPREEWLRDDILDRCEASGYDVLCVLSDVPTFGYRAKEIRNGLAMPPQINFRNVSQALARPEWCLEILKHGVPSFKTMEKYMDKNMGVKQLGQFMNSTFSGRLNSDRIKAIRDKWKGKLVIKGVASDEDAAEAVRLGFDGMIISNHGGRQLDAGESTIAVVKEISEKYKDQIKIMMDSGVRTGPDVARALSCGAEFTFMGRTFMYAVGALGEKGGDHIIEMLKMQFRQVLEQVCCEKPEDLQNFRVK